In one Drosophila pseudoobscura strain MV-25-SWS-2005 chromosome X, UCI_Dpse_MV25, whole genome shotgun sequence genomic region, the following are encoded:
- the Srrm234 gene encoding serine/arginine repetitive matrix protein 2 isoform X4, with product MLSSEIYTNTTTSTAMSAVGITSAASASAAASVATTTTTTATTLQVVKARKRRKRRKRAGHVIGAASTTTTITAAAATASHLGSPHTHTHPQAGSVSLPTANGGRKCKAQYFQHDNREYLAKYESFQLTAHHTASGAAALNYAAVAKKFKPLRPALTSGAKKTRRPGMPRKSNPDCACACQSAVTEPAAEPSQRTAVATHQDLPLSTSQWGNGSANANASKINIDGQILLELLKHSSNTLLETLLGAGSAVSSSARDTHQIAEAQQQKNARLREAFNISSYFVEGSSFDNDRKAKEDLAKSVALQKELDAQRESLAAAAAAAAAAAGKDKDTGKRYALVRTPSRERERDGEGHVAAASGDEREHVSKSDKKKRKKRARESSASPERKKDKKKKSKKHKKESKSKKKKSRKRKHSASCTDKETDKDSDEEAAGSSDEERDRDRELKSARKKAKKDKDSFQWLSCSFKKRDKKLKKKSRARASSSDSEPSNSPSRNERKGKKSGKSRDPTATKAEDNGTSRENPFRSRSRERRRELKRPNESSADGRRDKRERSDSRSRRPKSNERGATTRTPPRKEPERKRERSKERLRSKERQRSKERQRSKERLRSKERQRSKERQRSKERPKSKERQRSRERQRSKERIRSKERQRSKERQRSKERQKSKDRQRSKDRQRSKERQRSKERQRSKARLYSKERLRSKERARSKDKPVVEIKRDRSKDRQRSKERKRSVDKAPSKERDMSKGRQRSKERQRSKERRRSKDRGQQSNEKKRSKERQRSKDRQRSKERQGVPNLAVSKERTRRQRSPSTSAKNSTDNRKPTRSSRSLSRSRKQQSPAAVVGNSRRSHSPEVPPKKAAPPAFNPFKAAEDTVNDILGTKSVIVELEKTKRKRAVSSSSSASGSSSSSSSASRTPSPKPKPGKLRRRSKTPDPIKKERSPKRDRRTPRQTSVKRERSSTPQKPKPKGKATTPSPKPAKRRSHSSSSSELRYSPAERHPERYQDIIQDKKRPSKARDLSTTKPAPVVRLRAQSDDGSDADASGSNVDAAALDEFQQSKQEREELQELRMLEQLKSGIAAKAKQKIKTMEKNGDASKDSAKEGSEPLVAALADSSLVDAIVSKVSTATVAAAESAARRSRSRSRRSSHSRSKRHTSGSHHHHHSSSRSRSRSSSSSSASGSRSSRSRSGSQSSRSSCSSQSSSGSSSSSGSGTSQSGSRSPSIPRRRGSPSFLDRRRITSARKRPIPYHHKAAGGTEGGAAEAEEASSCCSSCFSRASTPATPICTPLRNSRSPSMAAF from the exons GCCGCAAGCGTCGGAAACGCGCAGGTCACGTAATTGGTGccgcctccaccaccaccaccatcacaGCTGCAGCCGCCACAGCCAGCCACCTCGGCAgtccccacacccacacacacccccaaGCAGGAAGCGTTTCCCTACCGACAGCAAACGGTGGCAGGAAGTGCAAGGCCCAATACTTCCAGCACGACAATCGGGAGTACTTGGCAAAGTACGAGAGCTTTCAACTCACGGCGCACCACACGGCATCGGGCGCAGCTGCGCTGAACTATGCGGCGGTGGCGAAAAAGTTCAAGCCCTTGCGGCCGGCGTTAACAAGCGGCGCCAAGAAAACCAGGCGACCAGGAATGCCCAGAAAGTCGAACCCTgactgcgcctgcgcctgccaATCCGCAGTGACGGAGCCGGCCGCGGAACCCAGCCAGCGAACAGCTGTTGCCACGCACCAGGACTTGCCACTGTCCACGTCGCAGTGGGGAAACGGAAGCGCAAACGCGAACGCATCAAAGATCAATATCGATGGCCAGATACTGCTCGAGCTGCTGAAGCACTCCTCGAACACATTGCTGGAGACACTGCTCGGTGCTGGCAGTGCTGTGTCATCGAG TGCTCGCGACACCCATCAGATAGCCGAGGCACAGCAGCAAAAGAACGCAAGGCTGCGCGAGGCCTTCAACATATCCAGCTACTTTGTGGAGGGCAGCAGCTTCGACAACGATCGCAAAGCAAAAGAGGATCTGGCCAAAAGCGTGGCTCTACAAAAGGAACTGGACGCACAGCGCGAAAGcctggcagcggcggcagcggctgcagcagctgctgcaggcaaggacaaggatacgggcaagCGATATGCTTTGGTCCGTACCCCATcccgagagcgagagcgggatGGAGAAGGCCATGTTGCCGCCGCCAGTGGCGATGAGCGCGAACATGTCTCAAAGTCGGACAAGAAGAAGCGCAAGAAGCGCGCCAGAGAAAG CTCTGCCAGTCCTGAGCGCAAAAAGGACAAGAAAAAGAAGTCAAAGAAGCACAAGAAAGAGAG TAAGTCCAAAAAGAAGAAGTCCCGCAAGCGCAAGCACAGCGCCAGTTGCACCGACAAGGAAACCGACAAGGACAGCGACGAGGAGGCGGCGGGCAGCAGCGATGAGGAGCGCGACCGCGATCGTGAGCTAAAGAGCGCACGCAAGAAAGCCAAGAAGGACAAG GATAGCTTTCAATGGCTCTCTTGTAGTTTT AAAAAGCGCGACAAGAAGCTGAAAAAGAAGTCACGGGCCCGTGCCAGCTCCTCGGACTCGGAGCCCTCCAA cTCACCGTCGCGTAATGAACGCAAAGGCAAGAAGTCGGGCAAATCCCGCGATCCAACAGCTACCAAAGCTGAAGACAATGGCACATCGCGGGAGAATCCCTTCCGGAGCAGGTCCCGCGAACGTCGCAGGGAATTAAAGCGGCCCAACGAATCATCGGCCGACGGTCGAAGGGACAAGCGCGAGCGTAGCGATAGTCGCAGTCGACGTCCCAAGTCCAATGAACGGGGGGCAACCACCCGTACTCCACCTCGCAAAGAGCCGGAAAGAAAGCGCGAACGTTCTAAGGAGAGACTTCGATCAAAAGAAAGGCAACGATCAAAAGAAAGACAGCGATCAAAGGAAAGACTTCGTTCGAAGGAAAGACAACGCTCGAAAGAAAGACAGCGATCAAAGGAACGACCAAAATCGAAGGAGAGACAGAGGTCGAGGGAAAGACAGCGATCGAAGGAGAGGATCCGCTCCAAAGAAAGACAGCGTTCAAAGGAAAGGCAACGCTCTAAAGAGAGGCAAAAGTCTAAGGATAGACAGAGATCTAAGGATAGGCAGAGgtcaaaagagagacagaggtcAAAGGAGAGGCAGCGATCAAAGGCGAGACTTTATTCGAAAGAGAGACTGCGATCCAAGGAGAGGGCGCGATCAAAGGATAAACCAGTAGTTGAAATCAAGCGCGACAGATCAAAGGATCGCCAGCGATCAAAGGAGAGGAAACGATCGGTGGATAAGGCACCCTCGAAGGAGAGAGATATGTCCAAAGGTCGACAAAGATCAAAGGAGAGACAGCGCTCCAAAGAAAGACGACGTTCTAAGGATCGCGGTCAACAATCGAATGAGAAAAAGCGTTCCAAGGAGCGACAACGATCAAAAGACCGTCAACGATCCAAGGAGCGACAGGGAGTGCCAAACCTAGCCGTCTCTAAGGAACGTACCCGGCGCCAGAGATCGCCATCGACCTCGGCCAAAAATTCAACCGATAATCGCAAGCCTACTCGCAGTTCTAGATCACTTTCCCGTTCCCGCAAGCAGCAGTCGCCGGCCGCAGTTGTCGGGAACAGCCGACGCAGTCATTCCCCAGAGGTGCCACCCAAGAAGGCTGCGCCACCGGCATTCAATCCCTTTAAGGCTGCAGAAGACACTGTCAACGATATACTGGGCACCAAGTCGGTGATTGTGGAACTGGAGAAGACCAAGCGCAAGCGGGCAGTCTCCAGCTCTAGCTCGGCATCGGGTAGCTCCAGTAGCAGCTCGTCTGCATCCCGGACACCTtcgcccaagcccaagcctgGCAAACTGCGACGACGCAGCAAAACACCCGATCCTATCAAGAAGGAGAGGAGCCCCAAGCGAGATCGTCGTACCCCGCGCCAGACCAGCGTGAAGCGTGAACGTTCAAGCACTCCACAAAAGCCCAAGCCAAAGGGAAAGGCGACCACACCCAGTCCGAAGCCAGCAAAGCGACGCTCGCACAGCTCAAGCTCTTCGGAACTGCGCTACTCGCCAGCAGAACGACATCCAGAGCGCTATCAGGACATCATACAAGACAAGAAGCGGCCATCGAAGGCACGCGACCTTTCCACAACGAAGCCCGCGCCCGTGGTGCGCCTGAGGGCCCAGAGCGATGACGGCAGCGATGCCGATGCGAGTGGCTCCAATGTGGATGCAGCAGCACTTGACGAGTTCCAGCAGAGCAAGCAAGAGCgcgaggagctgcaggagctgcgTATGCTGGAGCAGCTCAAGTCGGGGATCGCCGCCAAGGCAAAGCAGAAGATCAAGACTATGGAGAAGAACGGAGACGCCAGCAAGGACTCTGCCAAGGAGGGCAGTGAA CCCTTAGTTGCTGCACTCGCCGACAGCAGTCTGGTGGACGCCATCGTCTCCAAGGTGTCCACGGCCACTGTGGCTGCAGCGGAGAGTGCAGCTCGTCGAAGTCGGAGTCGTTCACGCCGCAGCAGTCACAGCCGCAGCAAGCGGCACACGAGTGgcagtcatcatcatcatcactcCAGTAGTCGCTCAAGATC acgctccagctccagcagcagtgccAGCGGCTCGCGCAGTTCTAGGTCCCGCTCTGGCTCGCAATCATCTCGTTCCAGCTGCTCATCCCAAAGCAGCTCGggcagctcctccagcagcgGCTCAGGCACATCACAGTCTGGCTCACGTTCCCCATCTATACCACGGCGTCGGGGCTCACCCAGCTTTCTAGACAGACGCCGCATTACGAG TGCTCGCAAGCGACCCATTCCCTACCACCACAAGGCAGCCGGTGGCACTGAAGGGGGTGCTGCAGAGGCAGAAGaggcctccagctgctgctcgagctGCTTCAGTCGGGCCAGCACACCGGCCACGCCCATCTGCACTCCGCTGCGGAACAGTCGGAGCCCCTCGATGGCCGCCTTTTGA
- the Srrm234 gene encoding nucleolar protein dao-5 isoform X1 produces MLSSEIYTNTTTSTAMSAVGITSAASASAAASVATTTTTTATTLQVVKARKRRKRRKRAGHVIGAASTTTTITAAAATASHLGSPHTHTHPQAGSVSLPTANGGRKCKAQYFQHDNREYLAKYESFQLTAHHTASGAAALNYAAVAKKFKPLRPALTSGAKKTRRPGMPRKSNPDCACACQSAVTEPAAEPSQRTAVATHQDLPLSTSQWGNGSANANASKINIDGQILLELLKHSSNTLLETLLGAGSAVSSSARDTHQIAEAQQQKNARLREAFNISSYFVEGSSFDNDRKAKEDLAKSVALQKELDAQRESLAAAAAAAAAAAGKDKDTGKRYALVRTPSRERERDGEGHVAAASGDEREHVSKSDKKKRKKRARESSASPERKKDKKKKSKKHKKESKSKKKKSRKRKHSASCTDKETDKDSDEEAAGSSDEERDRDRELKSARKKAKKDKDSFQWLSCSFKKRDKKLKKKSRARASSSDSEPSNSPSRNERKGKKSGKSRDPTATKAEDNGTSRENPFRSRSRERRRELKRPNESSADGRRDKRERSDSRSRRPKSNERGATTRTPPRKEPERKRERSKERLRSKERQRSKERQRSKERLRSKERQRSKERQRSKERPKSKERQRSRERQRSKERIRSKERQRSKERQRSKERQKSKDRQRSKDRQRSKERQRSKERQRSKARLYSKERLRSKERARSKDKPVVEIKRDRSKDRQRSKERKRSVDKAPSKERDMSKGRQRSKERQRSKERRRSKDRGQQSNEKKRSKERQRSKDRQRSKERQGVPNLAVSKERTRRQRSPSTSAKNSTDNRKPTRSSRSLSRSRKQQSPAAVVGNSRRSHSPEVPPKKAAPPAFNPFKAAEDTVNDILGTKSVIVELEKTKRKRAVSSSSSASGSSSSSSSASRTPSPKPKPGKLRRRSKTPDPIKKERSPKRDRRTPRQTSVKRERSSTPQKPKPKGKATTPSPKPAKRRSHSSSSSELRYSPAERHPERYQDIIQDKKRPSKARDLSTTKPAPVVRLRAQSDDGSDADASGSNVDAAALDEFQQSKQEREELQELRMLEQLKSGIAAKAKQKIKTMEKNGDASKDSAKEGSEVSGNELVTATKRNSLSEFLVANNVTALINPLTTTTTTTTPPPLMAVILPLAQPHPQLQEQKPQQQHQSVEEPNQKRDDTTTPPICKAPQVAANGDVKSPPATNMITKIHQRPPQQQQQHQQQQQHQHQQQSHQHQHPHQQQHSHPHQTKRIFHNRTLNNNPNSRHNTNNNNSNNNIHACGGGVPHSNSNPGMLPFLAGTPGTYNRTTNRLNHGPLLTATHYNICKNHQNSMQQQALLGRRDHQQQHLAHGLVYNPSLFGLGQQQALLAAGGQHHGRHAVGGLLGLGGGGGPAAGLALLSHPQHARTGSISFNAAAAAAAVAANSISYHHHHQQQKPKIVIKPFKLLDPQPLVAALADSSLVDAIVSKVSTATVAAAESAARRSRSRSRRSSHSRSKRHTSGSHHHHHSSSRSRSRSSSSSSASGSRSSRSRSGSQSSRSSCSSQSSSGSSSSSGSGTSQSGSRSPSIPRRRGSPSFLDRRRITSARKRPIPYHHKAAGGTEGGAAEAEEASSCCSSCFSRASTPATPICTPLRNSRSPSMAAF; encoded by the exons GCCGCAAGCGTCGGAAACGCGCAGGTCACGTAATTGGTGccgcctccaccaccaccaccatcacaGCTGCAGCCGCCACAGCCAGCCACCTCGGCAgtccccacacccacacacacccccaaGCAGGAAGCGTTTCCCTACCGACAGCAAACGGTGGCAGGAAGTGCAAGGCCCAATACTTCCAGCACGACAATCGGGAGTACTTGGCAAAGTACGAGAGCTTTCAACTCACGGCGCACCACACGGCATCGGGCGCAGCTGCGCTGAACTATGCGGCGGTGGCGAAAAAGTTCAAGCCCTTGCGGCCGGCGTTAACAAGCGGCGCCAAGAAAACCAGGCGACCAGGAATGCCCAGAAAGTCGAACCCTgactgcgcctgcgcctgccaATCCGCAGTGACGGAGCCGGCCGCGGAACCCAGCCAGCGAACAGCTGTTGCCACGCACCAGGACTTGCCACTGTCCACGTCGCAGTGGGGAAACGGAAGCGCAAACGCGAACGCATCAAAGATCAATATCGATGGCCAGATACTGCTCGAGCTGCTGAAGCACTCCTCGAACACATTGCTGGAGACACTGCTCGGTGCTGGCAGTGCTGTGTCATCGAG TGCTCGCGACACCCATCAGATAGCCGAGGCACAGCAGCAAAAGAACGCAAGGCTGCGCGAGGCCTTCAACATATCCAGCTACTTTGTGGAGGGCAGCAGCTTCGACAACGATCGCAAAGCAAAAGAGGATCTGGCCAAAAGCGTGGCTCTACAAAAGGAACTGGACGCACAGCGCGAAAGcctggcagcggcggcagcggctgcagcagctgctgcaggcaaggacaaggatacgggcaagCGATATGCTTTGGTCCGTACCCCATcccgagagcgagagcgggatGGAGAAGGCCATGTTGCCGCCGCCAGTGGCGATGAGCGCGAACATGTCTCAAAGTCGGACAAGAAGAAGCGCAAGAAGCGCGCCAGAGAAAG CTCTGCCAGTCCTGAGCGCAAAAAGGACAAGAAAAAGAAGTCAAAGAAGCACAAGAAAGAGAG TAAGTCCAAAAAGAAGAAGTCCCGCAAGCGCAAGCACAGCGCCAGTTGCACCGACAAGGAAACCGACAAGGACAGCGACGAGGAGGCGGCGGGCAGCAGCGATGAGGAGCGCGACCGCGATCGTGAGCTAAAGAGCGCACGCAAGAAAGCCAAGAAGGACAAG GATAGCTTTCAATGGCTCTCTTGTAGTTTT AAAAAGCGCGACAAGAAGCTGAAAAAGAAGTCACGGGCCCGTGCCAGCTCCTCGGACTCGGAGCCCTCCAA cTCACCGTCGCGTAATGAACGCAAAGGCAAGAAGTCGGGCAAATCCCGCGATCCAACAGCTACCAAAGCTGAAGACAATGGCACATCGCGGGAGAATCCCTTCCGGAGCAGGTCCCGCGAACGTCGCAGGGAATTAAAGCGGCCCAACGAATCATCGGCCGACGGTCGAAGGGACAAGCGCGAGCGTAGCGATAGTCGCAGTCGACGTCCCAAGTCCAATGAACGGGGGGCAACCACCCGTACTCCACCTCGCAAAGAGCCGGAAAGAAAGCGCGAACGTTCTAAGGAGAGACTTCGATCAAAAGAAAGGCAACGATCAAAAGAAAGACAGCGATCAAAGGAAAGACTTCGTTCGAAGGAAAGACAACGCTCGAAAGAAAGACAGCGATCAAAGGAACGACCAAAATCGAAGGAGAGACAGAGGTCGAGGGAAAGACAGCGATCGAAGGAGAGGATCCGCTCCAAAGAAAGACAGCGTTCAAAGGAAAGGCAACGCTCTAAAGAGAGGCAAAAGTCTAAGGATAGACAGAGATCTAAGGATAGGCAGAGgtcaaaagagagacagaggtcAAAGGAGAGGCAGCGATCAAAGGCGAGACTTTATTCGAAAGAGAGACTGCGATCCAAGGAGAGGGCGCGATCAAAGGATAAACCAGTAGTTGAAATCAAGCGCGACAGATCAAAGGATCGCCAGCGATCAAAGGAGAGGAAACGATCGGTGGATAAGGCACCCTCGAAGGAGAGAGATATGTCCAAAGGTCGACAAAGATCAAAGGAGAGACAGCGCTCCAAAGAAAGACGACGTTCTAAGGATCGCGGTCAACAATCGAATGAGAAAAAGCGTTCCAAGGAGCGACAACGATCAAAAGACCGTCAACGATCCAAGGAGCGACAGGGAGTGCCAAACCTAGCCGTCTCTAAGGAACGTACCCGGCGCCAGAGATCGCCATCGACCTCGGCCAAAAATTCAACCGATAATCGCAAGCCTACTCGCAGTTCTAGATCACTTTCCCGTTCCCGCAAGCAGCAGTCGCCGGCCGCAGTTGTCGGGAACAGCCGACGCAGTCATTCCCCAGAGGTGCCACCCAAGAAGGCTGCGCCACCGGCATTCAATCCCTTTAAGGCTGCAGAAGACACTGTCAACGATATACTGGGCACCAAGTCGGTGATTGTGGAACTGGAGAAGACCAAGCGCAAGCGGGCAGTCTCCAGCTCTAGCTCGGCATCGGGTAGCTCCAGTAGCAGCTCGTCTGCATCCCGGACACCTtcgcccaagcccaagcctgGCAAACTGCGACGACGCAGCAAAACACCCGATCCTATCAAGAAGGAGAGGAGCCCCAAGCGAGATCGTCGTACCCCGCGCCAGACCAGCGTGAAGCGTGAACGTTCAAGCACTCCACAAAAGCCCAAGCCAAAGGGAAAGGCGACCACACCCAGTCCGAAGCCAGCAAAGCGACGCTCGCACAGCTCAAGCTCTTCGGAACTGCGCTACTCGCCAGCAGAACGACATCCAGAGCGCTATCAGGACATCATACAAGACAAGAAGCGGCCATCGAAGGCACGCGACCTTTCCACAACGAAGCCCGCGCCCGTGGTGCGCCTGAGGGCCCAGAGCGATGACGGCAGCGATGCCGATGCGAGTGGCTCCAATGTGGATGCAGCAGCACTTGACGAGTTCCAGCAGAGCAAGCAAGAGCgcgaggagctgcaggagctgcgTATGCTGGAGCAGCTCAAGTCGGGGATCGCCGCCAAGGCAAAGCAGAAGATCAAGACTATGGAGAAGAACGGAGACGCCAGCAAGGACTCTGCCAAGGAGGGCAGTGAAGTAAGTGGCAACGAACTGGTGACGGCTACTAAACGTAATTCGCTAAGTGAATTCCTTGTTGCTAACAATGTAACCGCTTTGATTAACCCAttgacaacgacaacgactaCGACAACACCCCCGCCACTCATGGCTGTGATCCTACCGCTGGCACAGCCACATCCGCAGCTACAGGAGCagaagccgcagcagcagcatcagtcTGTGGAGGAGCCAAACCAAAAAAGAGACGACACCACGACGCCGCCCATTTGCAAAGCGCCCCAAGTGGCTGCCAATGGCGACGTTAAAAGTCCACCAGCAACGAACATGATAACTAAGATCCATCAAAGGcctccacagcagcagcagcagcatcagcagcagcagcagcaccagcaccagcagcagtcgcatCAACACCAGCATccacaccagcaacagcattcGCACCCACACCAGACGAAGCGAATCTTTCACAACCGAACGCTGAACAATAACCCTAACAGTAGACATAAtactaacaacaacaatagcaacaacaacattcatgcatgtggtggtggtgtcccTCATTCCAATAGCAATCCCGGTATGCTGCCGTTCCTGGCCGGCACGCCGGGCACCTACAACCGCACAACGAACCGCCTTAACCACGGTCCGCTGCTGACGGCCACCCATTACAATATATGCAAGAACCATCAGAACAGCATGCAACAGCAAGCTCTGCTCGGTCGACGcgaccaccagcagcagcatctggcGCATGGTCTTGTTTATAACCCTAGTCTCTTCGGCcttgggcagcagcaggctttGCTGGCCGCTGGCGGCCAGCATCATGGACGTCATGCCGTTGGGGGCCTTTTGGGCCTGGGCGGTGGTGGCGGACCTGCTGCGGGCCTGGCCTTGCTTAGTCATCCCCAGCATGCGAGGACCGGTAGCATTAGTTTCAACgcggctgcagcggctgcggccGTGGCAGCCAATAGTATAAgctatcatcatcatcaccagcaacagaaaccgaaaattGTAATAAAACCATTCAAACTTCTGGATCCACAGCCCTTAGTTGCTGCACTCGCCGACAGCAGTCTGGTGGACGCCATCGTCTCCAAGGTGTCCACGGCCACTGTGGCTGCAGCGGAGAGTGCAGCTCGTCGAAGTCGGAGTCGTTCACGCCGCAGCAGTCACAGCCGCAGCAAGCGGCACACGAGTGgcagtcatcatcatcatcactcCAGTAGTCGCTCAAGATC acgctccagctccagcagcagtgccAGCGGCTCGCGCAGTTCTAGGTCCCGCTCTGGCTCGCAATCATCTCGTTCCAGCTGCTCATCCCAAAGCAGCTCGggcagctcctccagcagcgGCTCAGGCACATCACAGTCTGGCTCACGTTCCCCATCTATACCACGGCGTCGGGGCTCACCCAGCTTTCTAGACAGACGCCGCATTACGAG TGCTCGCAAGCGACCCATTCCCTACCACCACAAGGCAGCCGGTGGCACTGAAGGGGGTGCTGCAGAGGCAGAAGaggcctccagctgctgctcgagctGCTTCAGTCGGGCCAGCACACCGGCCACGCCCATCTGCACTCCGCTGCGGAACAGTCGGAGCCCCTCGATGGCCGCCTTTTGA